Proteins from one Physeter macrocephalus isolate SW-GA chromosome 16, ASM283717v5, whole genome shotgun sequence genomic window:
- the LOC102992551 gene encoding autophagy-related protein 13 isoform X1: protein METDLNSQDRKDLDKFIKFFALKTVQVIVQARLGEKICTRSSSSPTGSDWFNLAIKDIPEVTHEAKKALAGQLPAIGRSMCVEISLKTSEGDSMELEIWCLEMNEKCDKEIKVSYAVYNRLSLLLKSLLAITRVTPAYRLSRKQGHEYVILYRIYFGEVQLNGLGEGFQTVRVGTVGTPVGTITLSCAYRINLAFMSTRHFERTPPIMGIIIDHFVDRPYPSSSPMHPCNYRTAGEDTGVTYPSVEDSQEVCTTSFSTSPPSQCVFTVTKAHFQTPTPVVTDTLRVPMAGLAFSHQLSSSRLSCQPAALGVGSADLACPAVFAAGLNTTHPYQLMVPGKEGGVPLAPNQPAHGAQAGDQERLATYTPSDGAHCAATPSSSEDTEAVSNSSEGRASPHDVLETIFVRKVGAFVNKPINQVTLTSLDIPFAMFAPKNLELEDVDPMVNPPDSPETTSPLQGSLHSDGSSGGSSGNTQDDFVMIDFKPAFSKDDILPMDLGTFYREFQNPPQLSSLSIDIGAQSMAEDLVWKPLPPPHLILWPRFLLLWSFLLHMPGNFFLLLLHAHTSHLPCNRTETFRPLPSWNHT, encoded by the exons ATGGAAACTGATCTCAATTCCCAGGACAGAAAGGACCTGGACAAATTCATTAAGTTTTTTGCCCTCAAG aCTGTCCAAGTGATTGTCCAGGCTCGACTGGGCGAGAAGATTTGTACTCGTTCATCTTCTTCCCCAACGGGTTCAGACTGG TTCAATTTAGCAATCAAAGACATCCCAGAGGTTACACATGAAGCAAAGAAGGCGCTGGCAGGGCAGCTGCCTGCCATCGGGAGGTCTATGTGTGTGGAGATCTCACTCAAGACTTCTGAG GGAGATTCCATGGAGCTAGAAATCTGGTGTctggaaatgaatgaaaa GTgtgataaagaaatcaaagtttCCTATGCCGTGTACAACAGACTGTCGTTGCTACTGAAGTCTCTCCTTGCTATAACTAGGGTGACACCAGCTTACAGACTCTCCAGGAAACAAGGGCATGAATATGTCATATTGTATAG AATATATTTTGGGGAAGTTCAGCTGAATGGCTTAGGAGAAG GTTTCCAGACAGTTCGTGTTGGGACAGTGGGTACCCCTGTGGGCACCATCACTCTTTCTTGTGCTTACAGAATTAACTTGGCATTCATGTCCACCAG GCACTTTGAGAGGACCCCACCTATCATGGGGATTATTATTGATCACTTTGTGGACCGTCCCTATCCCAGCTCCTCACCCATGCATCCCTGCAATTACAG AACCGCTGGTGAGGACACTGGAGTAACATATCCTTCTGTGGAAGATTCTCAAGAAGTGTGTACCACCTCTTTTTCCACCTCCCCTCCATCCCAG TGTGTGTTTACTGTCACAAAGGCACATTTTCAGACCCCTACTCCTGTGGTGACGGACACTCTGAGGGTCCCCATGGCAGGACTGGCCTTTTCCCATCAA CTCTCAAGCTCTCGCCTTTCCTGTCAGCCTGCTGCCCTGGGCGTTGGATCAGCTGACCTGGCTTGTCCAGCAGTGTTTGCTGCTGGCTTAAACACCACACACCCTTACCAG CTCATGGTTCCCGGGAAGGAAGGTGGGGTACCCCTTGCTCCCAACCAGCCTGCCCACGGTGCCCAGGCTGGTGACCAGGAGAGACTGGCAACCTACACCCCTTCTGATGGGGCCCACTGTGCTGCCACCCCTTCCAGCAG TGAGGATACTGAAGCTGTGTCAAACAGCAGTGAGGGACGGGCCTCCCCCCATGATGTCTTGGAGACCATCTTTGTCCGCAAAGTGGGGGCTTTTGTCAACAAACCCATCAACCAG GTGACCCTGACCAGTTTGGACATACCCTTTGCCATGTTTGCTCCCAAGAATTTGGAGCTGGAGGATGTGGATCCCATG GTGAATCCTCCAGATTCCCCAGAGACTACATCTCCTCTTCAGGGCAGCCTGCACTCTGATGGCTCCAGTGGGGGCAGCAGTGGCAATACCCAGGACGACTTTGTCATGATCGACTTC aaaccagcTTTTTCTAAAGACGACATTCTTCCGATGGACTTGGGGACCTTCTATCGTGAATTTCAGAACCCCCCTCAGCTGAGCAGCCTCTCCATAGATATCGGGGCACAGTCCATGGCTGAGGACTTGGTATGGaaaccccttcccccaccccacctcatccTCTGGCCTCGTTTCCTCCTTCTATGGTCATTCCTGCTCCACATGCCTGGAAATTTCTTCCTGTTACTCCTCCACGCCCACACCTCCCATCTTCCCTGTAACAGGACAGAGACTTTTAGACCATTACCTTCCTGGAATCACACTTGA
- the LOC102992551 gene encoding autophagy-related protein 13 isoform X3 — METDLNSQDRKDLDKFIKFFALKTVQVIVQARLGEKICTRSSSSPTGSDWFNLAIKDIPEVTHEAKKALAGQLPAIGRSMCVEISLKTSEGDSMELEIWCLEMNEKCDKEIKVSYAVYNRLSLLLKSLLAITRVTPAYRLSRKQGHEYVILYRIYFGEVQLNGLGEGFQTVRVGTVGTPVGTITLSCAYRINLAFMSTRTAGEDTGVTYPSVEDSQEVCTTSFSTSPPSQCVFTVTKAHFQTPTPVVTDTLRVPMAGLAFSHQLSSSRLSCQPAALGVGSADLACPAVFAAGLNTTHPYQLMVPGKEGGVPLAPNQPAHGAQAGDQERLATYTPSDGAHCAATPSSSEDTEAVSNSSEGRASPHDVLETIFVRKVGAFVNKPINQVTLTSLDIPFAMFAPKNLELEDVDPMVNPPDSPETTSPLQGSLHSDGSSGGSSGNTQDDFVMIDFKPAFSKDDILPMDLGTFYREFQNPPQLSSLSIDIGAQSMAEDLVWKPLPPPHLILWPRFLLLWSFLLHMPGNFFLLLLHAHTSHLPCNRTETFRPLPSWNHT, encoded by the exons ATGGAAACTGATCTCAATTCCCAGGACAGAAAGGACCTGGACAAATTCATTAAGTTTTTTGCCCTCAAG aCTGTCCAAGTGATTGTCCAGGCTCGACTGGGCGAGAAGATTTGTACTCGTTCATCTTCTTCCCCAACGGGTTCAGACTGG TTCAATTTAGCAATCAAAGACATCCCAGAGGTTACACATGAAGCAAAGAAGGCGCTGGCAGGGCAGCTGCCTGCCATCGGGAGGTCTATGTGTGTGGAGATCTCACTCAAGACTTCTGAG GGAGATTCCATGGAGCTAGAAATCTGGTGTctggaaatgaatgaaaa GTgtgataaagaaatcaaagtttCCTATGCCGTGTACAACAGACTGTCGTTGCTACTGAAGTCTCTCCTTGCTATAACTAGGGTGACACCAGCTTACAGACTCTCCAGGAAACAAGGGCATGAATATGTCATATTGTATAG AATATATTTTGGGGAAGTTCAGCTGAATGGCTTAGGAGAAG GTTTCCAGACAGTTCGTGTTGGGACAGTGGGTACCCCTGTGGGCACCATCACTCTTTCTTGTGCTTACAGAATTAACTTGGCATTCATGTCCACCAG AACCGCTGGTGAGGACACTGGAGTAACATATCCTTCTGTGGAAGATTCTCAAGAAGTGTGTACCACCTCTTTTTCCACCTCCCCTCCATCCCAG TGTGTGTTTACTGTCACAAAGGCACATTTTCAGACCCCTACTCCTGTGGTGACGGACACTCTGAGGGTCCCCATGGCAGGACTGGCCTTTTCCCATCAA CTCTCAAGCTCTCGCCTTTCCTGTCAGCCTGCTGCCCTGGGCGTTGGATCAGCTGACCTGGCTTGTCCAGCAGTGTTTGCTGCTGGCTTAAACACCACACACCCTTACCAG CTCATGGTTCCCGGGAAGGAAGGTGGGGTACCCCTTGCTCCCAACCAGCCTGCCCACGGTGCCCAGGCTGGTGACCAGGAGAGACTGGCAACCTACACCCCTTCTGATGGGGCCCACTGTGCTGCCACCCCTTCCAGCAG TGAGGATACTGAAGCTGTGTCAAACAGCAGTGAGGGACGGGCCTCCCCCCATGATGTCTTGGAGACCATCTTTGTCCGCAAAGTGGGGGCTTTTGTCAACAAACCCATCAACCAG GTGACCCTGACCAGTTTGGACATACCCTTTGCCATGTTTGCTCCCAAGAATTTGGAGCTGGAGGATGTGGATCCCATG GTGAATCCTCCAGATTCCCCAGAGACTACATCTCCTCTTCAGGGCAGCCTGCACTCTGATGGCTCCAGTGGGGGCAGCAGTGGCAATACCCAGGACGACTTTGTCATGATCGACTTC aaaccagcTTTTTCTAAAGACGACATTCTTCCGATGGACTTGGGGACCTTCTATCGTGAATTTCAGAACCCCCCTCAGCTGAGCAGCCTCTCCATAGATATCGGGGCACAGTCCATGGCTGAGGACTTGGTATGGaaaccccttcccccaccccacctcatccTCTGGCCTCGTTTCCTCCTTCTATGGTCATTCCTGCTCCACATGCCTGGAAATTTCTTCCTGTTACTCCTCCACGCCCACACCTCCCATCTTCCCTGTAACAGGACAGAGACTTTTAGACCATTACCTTCCTGGAATCACACTTGA
- the LOC102992551 gene encoding autophagy-related protein 13 isoform X7: METDLNSQDRKDLDKFIKFFALKTVQVIVQARLGEKICTRSSSSPTGSDWFNLAIKDIPEVTHEAKKALAGQLPAIGRSMCVEISLKTSEGDSMELEIWCLEMNEKCDKEIKVSYAVYNRLSLLLKSLLAITRVTPAYRLSRKQGHEYVILYRIYFGEVQLNGLGEGFQTVRVGTVGTPVGTITLSCAYRINLAFMSTRHFERTPPIMGIIIDHFVDRPYPSSSPMHPCNYRTAGEDTGVTYPSVEDSQEVCTTSFSTSPPSQLMVPGKEGGVPLAPNQPAHGAQAGDQERLATYTPSDGAHCAATPSSSEDTEAVSNSSEGRASPHDVLETIFVRKVGAFVNKPINQVTLTSLDIPFAMFAPKNLELEDVDPMVNPPDSPETTSPLQGSLHSDGSSGGSSGNTQDDFVMIDFKPAFSKDDILPMDLGTFYREFQNPPQLSSLSIDIGAQSMAEDLVWKPLPPPHLILWPRFLLLWSFLLHMPGNFFLLLLHAHTSHLPCNRTETFRPLPSWNHT; encoded by the exons ATGGAAACTGATCTCAATTCCCAGGACAGAAAGGACCTGGACAAATTCATTAAGTTTTTTGCCCTCAAG aCTGTCCAAGTGATTGTCCAGGCTCGACTGGGCGAGAAGATTTGTACTCGTTCATCTTCTTCCCCAACGGGTTCAGACTGG TTCAATTTAGCAATCAAAGACATCCCAGAGGTTACACATGAAGCAAAGAAGGCGCTGGCAGGGCAGCTGCCTGCCATCGGGAGGTCTATGTGTGTGGAGATCTCACTCAAGACTTCTGAG GGAGATTCCATGGAGCTAGAAATCTGGTGTctggaaatgaatgaaaa GTgtgataaagaaatcaaagtttCCTATGCCGTGTACAACAGACTGTCGTTGCTACTGAAGTCTCTCCTTGCTATAACTAGGGTGACACCAGCTTACAGACTCTCCAGGAAACAAGGGCATGAATATGTCATATTGTATAG AATATATTTTGGGGAAGTTCAGCTGAATGGCTTAGGAGAAG GTTTCCAGACAGTTCGTGTTGGGACAGTGGGTACCCCTGTGGGCACCATCACTCTTTCTTGTGCTTACAGAATTAACTTGGCATTCATGTCCACCAG GCACTTTGAGAGGACCCCACCTATCATGGGGATTATTATTGATCACTTTGTGGACCGTCCCTATCCCAGCTCCTCACCCATGCATCCCTGCAATTACAG AACCGCTGGTGAGGACACTGGAGTAACATATCCTTCTGTGGAAGATTCTCAAGAAGTGTGTACCACCTCTTTTTCCACCTCCCCTCCATCCCAG CTCATGGTTCCCGGGAAGGAAGGTGGGGTACCCCTTGCTCCCAACCAGCCTGCCCACGGTGCCCAGGCTGGTGACCAGGAGAGACTGGCAACCTACACCCCTTCTGATGGGGCCCACTGTGCTGCCACCCCTTCCAGCAG TGAGGATACTGAAGCTGTGTCAAACAGCAGTGAGGGACGGGCCTCCCCCCATGATGTCTTGGAGACCATCTTTGTCCGCAAAGTGGGGGCTTTTGTCAACAAACCCATCAACCAG GTGACCCTGACCAGTTTGGACATACCCTTTGCCATGTTTGCTCCCAAGAATTTGGAGCTGGAGGATGTGGATCCCATG GTGAATCCTCCAGATTCCCCAGAGACTACATCTCCTCTTCAGGGCAGCCTGCACTCTGATGGCTCCAGTGGGGGCAGCAGTGGCAATACCCAGGACGACTTTGTCATGATCGACTTC aaaccagcTTTTTCTAAAGACGACATTCTTCCGATGGACTTGGGGACCTTCTATCGTGAATTTCAGAACCCCCCTCAGCTGAGCAGCCTCTCCATAGATATCGGGGCACAGTCCATGGCTGAGGACTTGGTATGGaaaccccttcccccaccccacctcatccTCTGGCCTCGTTTCCTCCTTCTATGGTCATTCCTGCTCCACATGCCTGGAAATTTCTTCCTGTTACTCCTCCACGCCCACACCTCCCATCTTCCCTGTAACAGGACAGAGACTTTTAGACCATTACCTTCCTGGAATCACACTTGA